The Streptomyces sp. NBC_01298 genome contains the following window.
GACGCGCTGGTGGCCCTGGCCGGGCAGTACGGGGCGACGAAGATCGTCGGGCTGGAGGCGCGGGGATTCATCCTGGCGGCTCCGGTGGCCGTGCAGGCGGGCATCGGCTTCGTGCCGGTCCGCAAGGCCGGCAAGCTGCCCGGGGCGACGCTCCTGCAGTCCTACGACCTGGAGTACGGGTCGGCGGAGATCGAGATCCACGCGGAGGCGCTGTGCGCCGACGACCGGGTCATGGTCATCGACGACGTGCTGGCCACCGGTGGTACCGCCGCGGCCTCGCTGGAGCTGATCCGGCGGGCCGGGGCGGAGGTCGCCGGGGTCGCGGTCCTGATGGAGCTCTCGTTCCTGCCGGGGCGTGAGCGGCTGCTGCCCGTGCTGGGCGATGCGCCGCTGGACGCGCTGATCGTGGTCTGACCTCGCTGTTTCACGAAGCGGGCGTGCACCGGGACATCCCGGAGCGCGCCCGCTTCGGCGTGTGCGGGCCGCTGAGCGGCTGTCTGTCCCCTACCCGCCCTTCCACCGTTCCCTGGGGCTCCGCCCCAGACCCCGGTCCTCAAACGCCGGACGGGCTGAAATCGCCCTGCGGGCCATCCAGCCCACGCCGGGTCGCGGTGGACTCGGGGAACAGGGTGGCGCAACCCTCGCTACGATGGGTTACCCGGACCGGACACGGGCACCGGAACCGCTGAGGAGCGCTCTTGCCAGACGAGGTCCAGCCAATCTCCGCCGCGCAGCCCGACCCGGAGGCCGAGCAGCCGGCCGCGGCCGCCGCCGCCACGCCCCCGCCGGCTCCGCCGGCACTGCCGGTCAAGCCCGCGTCCGCGAAGTCGGCCGGGTCCTCCAACCGGGTGCGCGCCCGGCTGGCCCGCCTCGGTGGGCAGCGCTCCAACCCGTACAACCCGGTCCTGGAACCGCTGCTCCGCATAGTCCGCAGCAACGACCCCAAGATCGAGACGGCCACGCTGCGCCAGATCGAGCAGGCGTACCAGGTCGCCGAGCGCTGGCACCGCGGTCAGAAGCGCAAGAGCGGCGACCCGTACATCACCCACCCGCTCGCGGTGACCACGATCCTCGCCGAGCTGGGCATGGACCCGGCCACGCTGATGGCGGGGCTGCTCCACGACACGGTGGAGGACACCGAGTACGGGCTGGAGGACCTGCGGCGCGACTTCGGCGACGCGGTGACCCTGCTCGTCGACGGGGTCACCAAGCTCGACCGGGTCAAGTTCGGCGAGGCCGCCCAGGCCGAGACCGTCCGCAAGATGGTCGTGGCCATGGCCAAGGACCCCCGGGTCCTGGTGATCAAGCTCGCCGACCGGCTGCACAACATGCGCACCATGCGCTACCTCAAGCGGGAGAAGCAGGAGAAGAAGGCCCGCGAGACCCTTGAGATCTACGCCCCGCTGGCGCACCGGCTGGGCATGAACACCATCAAGTGGGAGCTGGAGGACCTCGCCTTCGCGATCCTCTACCCCAAGATGTACGACGAGATCGTGCGGCTGGTGGCCGAAAGGGCACCCAAGCGGGACGAGTACCTCACCGTCGTCACCGACGAGGTGATGGCCGACCTGCGGGCCGCCCGCATCAAGGCCACCGTCACCGGGCGCCCCAAGCACTACTACAGCGTCTACCAGAAGATGATCGTCCGCGGCCGCGACTTCGCCGAGATCTACGACCTGGTCGGCATCCGGGTCCTCGTCGACACCGTCCGGGACTGCTACGCCGCCCTCGGCACCGTGCACGCGCGATGGAACCCGGTCCCCGGCCGGTTCAAGGACTACATCGCGATGCCGAAGTTCAACATGTACCAGTCGCTCCACACGACGGTCATCGGACCCAGCGGCAAGCCCGTCGAGCTCCAGATCCGCACCTTCGACATGCACCGCCGCGCCGAGTACGGCATCGCCGCGCACTGGAAGTACAAGCAGCAGACCGTCGCGGGCACCTCGAAGGTGCGCACCGACGTGCCGCAGGCCGCCAAGGGCAGCGCGGGCCACGACACCGTCAACGACATGGCCTGGCTGCGGCAGCTGCTGGACTGGCAGAAGGAGACCGAGGACCCGAGCGAGTTCCTCGACTCGCTGCGCTTCGACCTCTCGCGCAACGAGGTCTTCGTCTTCACGCCCAAGGGCGATGTCATCGCCCTGCCGGCCGGCGCCACCCCCGTGGACTTCGCGTACGCCGTCCACACCGAGGTCGGCCACCGGACCATAGGAGCGCGGGTCAACGGGCGGCTCGTACCGCTCGAATCGACCCTCGACAACGGAGACCTGGTCGAGGTCTTCACCTCCAAGGCCGAGGGCGCCGGCCCGTCCCGCGACTGGCTGGGCTTCGTCAAGTCCCCCCGGGCCCGGAACAAGATCCGCGCGTGGTTCTCCAAGGAGCGCCGCGACGAGGCCATCGAGCACGGCAAGGACGCCATCGCGCGGGCCATGCGCAAGCAGAACCTGCCGATCCAGCGCATCCTGACCGGGGACTCCCTCGTCACCCTCGCGCACGAGATGCGCTACCCCGACATCTCCTCGCTCTACGCGGCGATCGGCGAAGGCCACGTCACCGCGCAGAACGTCGTGCAGAAGCTGGTCCAGGCCCTCGGCGGCGAGGACGCGGCCAACGAGGACATCGAGGACACCATCCCGCCGGCCCGCGGCCGCAGCACGCGCCGCGGAAACGCCGACCCGGGCGTGGTGGTCAAGGGCGTCGAGGACGTGTGGGTCAAGCTGGCCCGCTGCTGCACCCCCGTGCCCGGCGACCCGATCGTCGGCTTCGTCACGCGCGGCAGCGGCGTATCGGTCCACCGTGCCGACTGCGTGAACGTGGACTCGCTCTCCCAGGAGCCCGAGCGGATGCTGGAGGTCGAGTGGGCGCCCACTCAGTCCTCCGTCTTCCTGGTCGCCATCCAGGTCGAGGCCCTCGACCGGTCCCGGCTGCTGTCCGACGTCACCCGGGTCCTGTCGGACCAGCACGTGAACATCCTGTCGGCGGCCGTGCAGACCTCCCGCGACCGGGTGGCCACCTCCCGGTTCACCTTCGAGATGGGCGACCCGAAGCACCTGGGCCACGTCCTGAAGGCCGTACGGGGCGTCGAGGGCGTCTACGACGTCTACCGCGTGACCTCGGCCCGCAGGCCGTAACACCCCCCTTTGCGCCTAAACCGGCGCCGCTCTCGCGGAGGTGGTCGCTCGCCGTGGGGGTTACTCAATTGATGGCTGAGGTGCCTGTAACCAAAGAAGGGCCCTGGTACGCGAAACGCGTACCAGGGCCCTTCTGAGCGGGCCGGGCCGGGAATCAGCCGCCGAACTCCTCCAGGCCCTTCAGCGCCTGGTCCAGCAGGGCCTGACGGCCCTCCAGCTCCCGGGACAGCTTGTCGGCCCTGGAGTTGTTGCCCTGCGCGCGCGCCGTGTCGATCTGGCCGCGCAGCTTGTCGACCGCCGCCTGCAGCTGACCCGTCAGACCGGCCGCGCGCGCCCGCGCCTCCGGGTTCGTACGGCGCCACTCGCCTTCCTCGGCCTCCTGGATGGCCCGCTCGACGGTGTGCATCCGGCCCTCGACCTTGGGACGCGCGTCCCGCGGTACGTGGCCGATGGCCTCCCAGCGCTCGTTCAGGGAGCGGAACGCGGCACGGGCCGCCTTCAGGTCCGTGATCGGGACGAGCTTCTCGGCCTCGTCGGCCAGCTCCTCCTTCAGCTTCAGGTTCTCCACCTGCTCGGCGTCGCGCTCCGCGAAGACCTCGCTGCGCGCCGCGAAGAACACGTCCTGGGCGCCGCGGAAACGGTTCCACAGGTCGTCCTCGGACTCGCGCTGCGCGCGGCCCGCGGCCTTCCAGCTCTCCATCAGCTCGCGGTAGCGCGCGGCCGTCGGGCCGAAGTCGGTCGACTTCGACAGCGACTCGGCCTCCGCGACCAGCTTCTCCTTGACCTTGCGGGCGTCCTCGCGCTGCGCGTCCAGCGAGGCGAAGTGGGCCTTGCGGCGCTTGGAGAAGGCGGAGCGGGCGTGCGAGAAGCGGTGCCACAGCTCGTCGTCCGACTTGCGGTCGAGGCGGGGCAGACCCTTCCAGATGTCCACCAGCGCCCGCAGCCGCTCGCCGGCGCTGCGCCACTGGTCGCTCTGCGCCAGCTCCTCGGCCTCGGCCACCAGCGCGTCCTTGGCCGTACGGGCCTCGTCCGTCTGCTTGGCCTTCTGGACCTTGCGCTCCTCGCGGCGCGAGTCCACGGTCGACACCAGCTTGTCCAGCCGGACGCGCAGGGCGTCGAGGTCGCCGACGGCGTGGTGCTCGTCCACCTGCGTGCGCAGGTGGTCGATGGCCGTCTGGGCGTCCTTGGCGGCCAGATCGGTGGTCCGCACCCGTCGTTCGAGGAGGCCGATCTCGACCACCAGGCCCTCGTACTTGCGCTCGAAGTAGGCCAGGGCCTCCTCCGGGGTGCCGGCCTGCCACGAGCCGACGACCTTCTCGCCATCGGCAGTACGCACGTACACGGTGCCGGTCTCGTCGACTCGGCCCCACGGGTCGCTGCTCACAGCGCCTCCTCCACCTGATGCCTTGCGAGGGGTTCACCCCCTGGGCATCGTCCACAGTTTCCTGGGGCGGGCCGCGCCCGCCCTGCACAACGCCAACATAGGCGACCGCCGGGCCGGCTGTCCGCATCCAGCACGACGCAATATCGACGTACGGGCGTCAGAAGCGCCGTCGCGGATACAGCCCGGGCCCGGGGCGCCCGGTCCGGTCAGTTCTGGGTGACGGTGCCCTTCTCGATGGTCACGGGGGTCTTGGGGGCGCCGTCCTGGCCGCCGTCGGCCGTACCGGCCTTGGCCACCTCTTCGAGCACCTTCAGACCGGCCGCGTCGATCTTGCCGAAGGGGGTGTACGTGGGGGCGAGCGGGCTGTCCTTGTAGACCAGGAAGAACTGGCTGCCGCCCGTGCCGGGCTGGCCGGTGTTGGCCATCGCCACCGTGCCCGCCGGGTAGATGACCTGACCCGTCGCGTTGGGCTTGCCCAGCGAGTCGAGGTTCTCGTCGGCGATGGTGTAGCCGGGGCCGCCCCTGCCGGTGCCCTCCGGGTCACCGCACTGCAGGACGAAGATCCCGCCCGACGTCAGTCGGTGGCACTTGGTGTTGTCGAAGAACTTCTTGTCGGCGAGCGACTTGAACGAGTTGACCGTCTGCGGGGTCTTCGCCGCGTCCATCTCGAACTTGACGTCGCCCGCGCTGGTCTTCAGGTCGAAGGTGTACTTCGCCTTGGCGTCGATCGCCATCGCCGGGGAGGGGGACTGCTGCGGAGTGGGCGCGGCCGAGGCCGAGGCGGAGGGGGTCGCGGCCGGGTCGGCGGCTTCGTCCTTCTTGTCCTTGTCGAACACACCGCCGGCCACGAGGCCGACCAGCGCCGCGACGACCACGGCCACCGCCGCACCGATCACGGCGAGCCGCTTGCGCGACTTCTGCCGCGCTTCGGCACGCCGCTGCTGCTGGCGTTCGTACTTTTCCCTGGCGAGCTGGCGCCGCCGCTGATCGCTCGTGACCACCGGGTCGTCTCCTTGTGCGTATCTGGTACCACTGTCCGGGCTGGGTTAGGCCGTACCGTATATGGGTTCGCTGTGTAATGAGCGGCGCCGGTAGGCTCTGAGCAGCAGCATTCCGATCTGCAAGCCTCCCGCCGGACGACGATTGAGGACGAACGTGCTGATTGCCGGATTCCCCGCCGGGGCCTGGGGGACCAATTGCTACGTGGTCGCCCCCGCCGCCGGTGAGGAGTGCGTCATCATCGACCCGGGCCACCAGGCCACCCAGGGTGTCGAGGAGACGCTGAAGAAGCATCGGCTCAAGCCCGTCGCGGTCGTCCTGACCCATGGCCACATCGATCATGTGGCCTCGGTGGTCCCGGTGTGCGGAGCACACGACGTACCGGCCTGGATCCACCCCGAGGACCGCTTCATGATGAGCGACCCGGAGAAGGCCCTGGGCCGTTCCCTCGGAGCCCAGCTCATGGGCGAGCTCACGGTGGGGGAGCCCTCCGACGTCAAGGAGCTGACCGACGGAGCGAAGCTCGCCCTCGCTGGCATGGAGCTGACTGTGTCGCACGCCCCCGGCCATACCAGGGGGTCGGTGACCTTCGGGATGCCCGGGGCGGCGGACATCCCGCCGCTGCTGTTCTCGGGCGACCTGCTCTTCGCCGGCTCCATCGGGCGCACCGACTTCCCCGGCGGCAGCCACGCCGACCTGCTCGAATCGCTGGCCCGCGTGTGCCTGCCGCTCGACGACGCGACCGTGGTGCTGCCCGGACACAACGAGCACACGACCATTGGCCGTGAGCGAGCCACCAACCCGTACCTGCGGCAGGTGGCCGCCGGCCTGGGAGACGGTTTCACGTCTCCACGACGAGGAATGTGACGAGAGTTTCGTGAGTACTTTTCAGGCCCCCAAGGGCACGTACGACCTGCTGCCGCCCCGCTCCGCCACCTTCCTGGCGGTCCGCGAGGCGATCTCCGCGCCCCTGAAGAACTCCGGCTACGGGTACGTGGAGACCCCCGGCTTCGAGAACGTCGAGCTGTTCTCGCGCGGCGTCGGCGAGTCCACCGACATCGTCAGCAAGGAGATGTACACCCTCACCACGAAGGGCGGCGACCAGCTCGCGCTGCGCCCCGAGGGCACCGCCTCCGTGCTCCGCGCCGCCCTGCAGGGCAACCTGCACAAGCTCGGCGGCCTGCCCGTCAAGCTCTGGTACTCCGGCTCCTACTACCGCTACGAGCGGGCTCAGGCGGGCCGCTACCGACACTTCTCCCAGGTCGGCGCCGAGGCCATCGGAGCCGAGGACCCGGCGCTGGACGCCGAGCTGATCATCCTGGCCGACCAGGCGTACCGCTCGCTGGGCCTGCGCGACTTCCGCATCCTGCTGAACTCGCTCGGCGACAAGGAGTGCCGCCCGGTGTACCGGGAGGCCCTCCAGTCCTTCCTGCGCGGGCTCGACCTCGACGCGGAGACCGTGCGCCGGGCCGAGATCAACCCGCTGCGGGTGCTCGACGACAAGCGGGCCGACGTACAGAAGCAGCTGGTCGGCGCCCCGGCGCTGCGCGACTACCTCTGCGACGCCTGCAAGGCGTACCACGAGGAGGTGCGGGCGCTGGTGACGGCGGCCGGGGTCGTCTTCGAGGACGACGAGAAGCTCGTGCGCGGCCTGGACTACTACACCCGCACCACCTTCGAGTTCGTCCACGACGGTCTGGGCTCCCAGTCCGCGGTGGGCGGCGGCGGCCGCTACGACGGCCTCTCCGAGATGATCGGCGGGCCGGCGCTGCCTTCGGTGGGCTGGGCGCTGGGCGTGGACCGCACGGTGCTGGCGCTCGAAGCGGAGGGGGTCGAACTGGACATCCCGTCCGCGACCTCCGTCTTCGCGATCGCGCTGGGCGCGGCCAAGCCGGTGCTGTTCGGTCTGGTGACCGAGCTGCGCCGGGCCGGTGTCGCGGCGGACATCTCCTACGGGGGCAAGGGCCTCAAGGGTGCGATGAAGGACGCGAACCGCAGCGGGGCCCGCTTCGCGGTGGTCGCGGGGGACCGCGACCTCGAAGAGGGCGTGGTCCAGCTGAAGGACATGCAGTCCGGCGAGCAGACGCCGGTGGCACTGGCCGACGTGGTCGCCACGGTCCAGGCACGCCTGGCCTGACGGACGCTGCCGCCTGCTGGGGCGGGGCCGGGGGGAGCCGCTTCGCGGAACTCTCCCCGCCCCGCCCTTTCGCCGTTTCCCGGGGCTCCGCCCCGGACCCCGCGCCTCAAACGCCGGCGGGGCTGGAATTCGCTCCGCGAATCCAGCCCGCGCGGCGTTTGAGCGCACCGGGCGCGCAGCGCTCGGTTTCGGGAAGGGGCGGGGTGGGGGGGAAGGACCCGCGCAGCGGCTGCCGCTAGAGCAAGCCGTGCCGCATGGCCGTGGTGACGGCGGCCGTGCGGTCCGTGACCTCCAGCTTTCCGAAGATGCGCAGCATGTGCGTCTTGACCGTGGACTCCGCCACGAACAGGCGGCGGCCGATGTCCGCGTTCGTCGCGCCCTCCGCGACCAGGCGGAGCACCGCCACCTCCCGGTCGGAGAGCCGCGGCACCGACGGGCGGGTGCGGAGCTGGTCGACCAGGCGGCCCGCCACCGTCGGGGCCAGGACCGTCTCGCCGCGCACCGCCGCCCGGATCGCGGCCGCCAGCTCCGCCCGCGCCATGTCCTTCAGCAGGTAGCCCGCCGCCCCCGCCTCCACGGCCCGCAGGATGTCCCGGTCCTCCTCGTACGTGGTCAGCACCACCACCCGTACCGGCAGCCGGGCCGCCGTGATGCGGGCGATGGATTCCACCCCGTCGCCGCCCGGCATCCGCAGGTCCATCAGGATCAGGTCCAGGCCGCCCCCGCGGACCAGCTCCGCGGCCAGCGCTTCCGCCTGCGGGCCGTTCGAGGCCTCCGCGACGACCTCCAGGTCCGGTTCGGCGCCGAGCATGCCGCGCAGCCCCTCCCGTACCACCGGGTGGTCGTCGGCCAGCAGGATGCGGATCATGTCGTACGGCTCCTCAGCGGATCGGGAGGGTGACGGTGACGGTGGTACCGGCCGAGGGCGCGCTGTCGACCGTCGCGGCGCCGCCCACCTCCGCCGCGCGGGCGAACAGGCCCCGCAGTCCGTAGCCCGGTGCGGGGGCCGCCGGGTCGAAGCCCCGCCCGGTGTCCCGGACCGTGAGGGTCAGCTCCGAGCCGCCGTAGGCGAGGGACACCGTGCAAGGCGTCCGCGGTCCGGCGTGCTTGGCGGCGTTCGACAGGGATTCCTGACAGGACCGCAGGGCCACGACTTCGAGTACCGCGGCCAGCGGCCGGACCTCCCCGGTCACCGAGACCTCCGCCGGCGGATCCTGCCGGGCCGCGAGCCGCCGTACCGCGTCGGGCAGCGAGCCGCCGTCGAGATCCGCGGGCGCGCCGCCCGCCACCAGGGCGCGGGCCTCGGCCAGGTTCTGCCGGGCGGTGGCCGCCATCAGATCCAGGTGGCGCCGGGCCCCCTCCGGATCGGTGTCCAGCTCCGACTGCACGGCCTGGACGAGCATCAGCAGACTGGTGAAGCCCTGGGCGAGGGTGTCGTGGATCTCGCGGGACATGCGTTCCCTTTCCGCGTGGGCGCCGCGTTCGGCGGAGAGCCGGGCCACCTCCTCCCGGCTGGCGTCGAGCTCCGCGATGAGGGAGGCCCGGTCCTCGCTCTGCTCGATGATCCGGACGGTCCAGGCACCGAAGAAGGCGGAGAAGACGAAGGTGACGAGCGCGCTGATCACGCTCACGAAGACGTGGCTCCCCTCCGGCCGCCACAACAGCGCCCAGCCGGCCACCGGCAGCAGCGACACCAGGGCCACCGCACCGATCGCGCGCCGCAGGGGCAGCAGCATGAAGCACTGCGGGGCGAGGGCGAAGGTGAGCAGTCGGGTCTCGCCCGCCAGGGAGGCGGCAGGCAGGAAGAGGACCAGCGCCACGCCCAGGTAGCGGGCGGACGAGCGCGGTTCGGCGCCGGGCACCCGCACGAGCAGCGGGCGTCCGGAGACGAGGAACCAGGGGACCAGGAGGGCGAGCAGACCCACGGCGAGGACCCGGTAGGGCAGCGCCGGGAAGTCCGCGCCGAGGACGAATACCGCGGTGGCGACCCACACGACCGCGAAATAGAGGATCCACGGCCCGAACGCGCGGTCCCAGACGTGGGACTCGCGCGCTCCGGCCGCCGTGGCGAAGGCGGTCAGCCGTCGCGCCGGCTCTTCCACTTGAAGGTCAGCAGGCACAGCACCAGCCCCCCGAGCACCCAGGCGCCCAGGACCAGGGCGACCCGCCCATACTCCCAGCCGCCGGCCTGTTCGAGAACGGCCGCCGACTCCGGCAGGAACACCCCGCGCAGCCCCTGGCACATCCACTTGAGCGGGAACAGCGCCCCGATGTTCAGCAGCCAGTCCGGGATCTGGTGGACCGGGATGAAGACCCCCGAGATGAACTGCAGGATCAGGAACGGCAGGACCACGACCGAGCTGGCGCTCTTGCCGGACTTGGGCAGGCTGCTGATGGCGATGCCGAGCAGGGCGCAGCCGGCCAGGCCCAGGACGAAGATCCAGGCGAAGGTCAGCCACTTGGAGGCGGACGTCGGCAGATCGAGGTCGAACAGGGCGGAGCCGACCAGCAGCAGGATCGCGGTCTCGGCGAGACCGGTGGCCAGCACCATCCACACCTTGCCGAGGAAGTACGCCGCCGGCGGCATCGGGGTCCCGCGCAGCCGGCGCAGTACCTTCTCGTCGCGTTCGACGGCGATCGAGATGCCGAGCGACTGGAAACTGGTGGACATGATGCCCGCGGCGACCATGCCGGCCGCGTACATCTGGGAGGCCGTGACCCCGGTGCCCTCCATGCCCTCGCTGAAGATCGAGGCGAAGAGCGCGAGGAAGACGATGGGGAAGGCGAAGGTGAAGATCACCGCGTCGCGCTGGCGGGCGAACTGCCGGATCTCCAGCGCCCCGCGGCTCAGGCCGAGCGACCAGGCGCGGGGCAGCGCCCCGGCCCCGCCGGTGCTCCCGCCCGGGCCCGTACGCGCGCCCGCGCCCTTGTCCGTACCGGTCCGCGTGCTCATCGGGACTCCTCCTGCGGGGTCGTGTTCCGGTCGAGCGGGCCTGTGAGGCGCAGGTACACGTCCTCCAGGGTGGGGCGGGTGATCCTCAGGTCCGGGACCTCGCCATCGAAGCGGGCCGCCAGTTCGGCGACCGTACGGGTGGGCGTCTCGGTGGAGGCGCTGCGCGCACTGCCGTCCCGGTCGGTCCACTCGACGGTGGCGCCGGTCCCGTGGCGGGCGCGCAGCGCGGCCGGCTCGCCCTCGGCCACGACCTTGCCGCGGGCGATCACCGCGAGCCGGTCGGCGAGGGCCTCGGCCTCCTCCAGGTAGTGGGTGGTGAGCACGATGGTGGTGCCCGAGTCGGACAGCAGCCGGATCAGGTCCCAGAACTGCCGCCGCGCCACCGGGTCGAAGCCGGTCGTGGGCTCGTCCAGGAGCAGCAGTTCGGGGTCGCCGATGACCCCGAGCGCCACGTCGAGGCGGCGCCGCTGACCGCCGGAGAGGCTCTTGATCCGGTGGCCGCGCTTCTCCTCCAGGCCGACCAGGGCGATCACCTCCGCCGGATCGCGCGGGGCCGGGTAGTAGCGGGCGAAGTGTTCGACCGTCTCCCGGACCGTCAGTTCGGCGGGCGCCGACTCGTCCTGCCAGACGATGCCGACGCGGGAGCGCCAGGCCCGGCCGGCGGTCGCGGGGTCCGCGCCGAGGACGAGCACCTCGCCGCCGTCCCGCTCCC
Protein-coding sequences here:
- a CDS encoding adenine phosphoribosyltransferase gives rise to the protein MTAELPSGVRDLLLSRITDVEDYPKPGVMFKDITPLLADPKAFGALTDALVALAGQYGATKIVGLEARGFILAAPVAVQAGIGFVPVRKAGKLPGATLLQSYDLEYGSAEIEIHAEALCADDRVMVIDDVLATGGTAAASLELIRRAGAEVAGVAVLMELSFLPGRERLLPVLGDAPLDALIVV
- a CDS encoding RelA/SpoT family protein is translated as MPDEVQPISAAQPDPEAEQPAAAAAATPPPAPPALPVKPASAKSAGSSNRVRARLARLGGQRSNPYNPVLEPLLRIVRSNDPKIETATLRQIEQAYQVAERWHRGQKRKSGDPYITHPLAVTTILAELGMDPATLMAGLLHDTVEDTEYGLEDLRRDFGDAVTLLVDGVTKLDRVKFGEAAQAETVRKMVVAMAKDPRVLVIKLADRLHNMRTMRYLKREKQEKKARETLEIYAPLAHRLGMNTIKWELEDLAFAILYPKMYDEIVRLVAERAPKRDEYLTVVTDEVMADLRAARIKATVTGRPKHYYSVYQKMIVRGRDFAEIYDLVGIRVLVDTVRDCYAALGTVHARWNPVPGRFKDYIAMPKFNMYQSLHTTVIGPSGKPVELQIRTFDMHRRAEYGIAAHWKYKQQTVAGTSKVRTDVPQAAKGSAGHDTVNDMAWLRQLLDWQKETEDPSEFLDSLRFDLSRNEVFVFTPKGDVIALPAGATPVDFAYAVHTEVGHRTIGARVNGRLVPLESTLDNGDLVEVFTSKAEGAGPSRDWLGFVKSPRARNKIRAWFSKERRDEAIEHGKDAIARAMRKQNLPIQRILTGDSLVTLAHEMRYPDISSLYAAIGEGHVTAQNVVQKLVQALGGEDAANEDIEDTIPPARGRSTRRGNADPGVVVKGVEDVWVKLARCCTPVPGDPIVGFVTRGSGVSVHRADCVNVDSLSQEPERMLEVEWAPTQSSVFLVAIQVEALDRSRLLSDVTRVLSDQHVNILSAAVQTSRDRVATSRFTFEMGDPKHLGHVLKAVRGVEGVYDVYRVTSARRP
- a CDS encoding DUF349 domain-containing protein, with translation MSSDPWGRVDETGTVYVRTADGEKVVGSWQAGTPEEALAYFERKYEGLVVEIGLLERRVRTTDLAAKDAQTAIDHLRTQVDEHHAVGDLDALRVRLDKLVSTVDSRREERKVQKAKQTDEARTAKDALVAEAEELAQSDQWRSAGERLRALVDIWKGLPRLDRKSDDELWHRFSHARSAFSKRRKAHFASLDAQREDARKVKEKLVAEAESLSKSTDFGPTAARYRELMESWKAAGRAQRESEDDLWNRFRGAQDVFFAARSEVFAERDAEQVENLKLKEELADEAEKLVPITDLKAARAAFRSLNERWEAIGHVPRDARPKVEGRMHTVERAIQEAEEGEWRRTNPEARARAAGLTGQLQAAVDKLRGQIDTARAQGNNSRADKLSRELEGRQALLDQALKGLEEFGG
- a CDS encoding peptidylprolyl isomerase, whose protein sequence is MVTSDQRRRQLAREKYERQQQRRAEARQKSRKRLAVIGAAVAVVVAALVGLVAGGVFDKDKKDEAADPAATPSASASAAPTPQQSPSPAMAIDAKAKYTFDLKTSAGDVKFEMDAAKTPQTVNSFKSLADKKFFDNTKCHRLTSGGIFVLQCGDPEGTGRGGPGYTIADENLDSLGKPNATGQVIYPAGTVAMANTGQPGTGGSQFFLVYKDSPLAPTYTPFGKIDAAGLKVLEEVAKAGTADGGQDGAPKTPVTIEKGTVTQN
- a CDS encoding MBL fold metallo-hydrolase, yielding MLIAGFPAGAWGTNCYVVAPAAGEECVIIDPGHQATQGVEETLKKHRLKPVAVVLTHGHIDHVASVVPVCGAHDVPAWIHPEDRFMMSDPEKALGRSLGAQLMGELTVGEPSDVKELTDGAKLALAGMELTVSHAPGHTRGSVTFGMPGAADIPPLLFSGDLLFAGSIGRTDFPGGSHADLLESLARVCLPLDDATVVLPGHNEHTTIGRERATNPYLRQVAAGLGDGFTSPRRGM
- the hisS gene encoding histidine--tRNA ligase, with amino-acid sequence MSTFQAPKGTYDLLPPRSATFLAVREAISAPLKNSGYGYVETPGFENVELFSRGVGESTDIVSKEMYTLTTKGGDQLALRPEGTASVLRAALQGNLHKLGGLPVKLWYSGSYYRYERAQAGRYRHFSQVGAEAIGAEDPALDAELIILADQAYRSLGLRDFRILLNSLGDKECRPVYREALQSFLRGLDLDAETVRRAEINPLRVLDDKRADVQKQLVGAPALRDYLCDACKAYHEEVRALVTAAGVVFEDDEKLVRGLDYYTRTTFEFVHDGLGSQSAVGGGGRYDGLSEMIGGPALPSVGWALGVDRTVLALEAEGVELDIPSATSVFAIALGAAKPVLFGLVTELRRAGVAADISYGGKGLKGAMKDANRSGARFAVVAGDRDLEEGVVQLKDMQSGEQTPVALADVVATVQARLA
- a CDS encoding response regulator transcription factor is translated as MIRILLADDHPVVREGLRGMLGAEPDLEVVAEASNGPQAEALAAELVRGGGLDLILMDLRMPGGDGVESIARITAARLPVRVVVLTTYEEDRDILRAVEAGAAGYLLKDMARAELAAAIRAAVRGETVLAPTVAGRLVDQLRTRPSVPRLSDREVAVLRLVAEGATNADIGRRLFVAESTVKTHMLRIFGKLEVTDRTAAVTTAMRHGLL
- a CDS encoding sensor histidine kinase, with the protein product MPADLQVEEPARRLTAFATAAGARESHVWDRAFGPWILYFAVVWVATAVFVLGADFPALPYRVLAVGLLALLVPWFLVSGRPLLVRVPGAEPRSSARYLGVALVLFLPAASLAGETRLLTFALAPQCFMLLPLRRAIGAVALVSLLPVAGWALLWRPEGSHVFVSVISALVTFVFSAFFGAWTVRIIEQSEDRASLIAELDASREEVARLSAERGAHAERERMSREIHDTLAQGFTSLLMLVQAVQSELDTDPEGARRHLDLMAATARQNLAEARALVAGGAPADLDGGSLPDAVRRLAARQDPPAEVSVTGEVRPLAAVLEVVALRSCQESLSNAAKHAGPRTPCTVSLAYGGSELTLTVRDTGRGFDPAAPAPGYGLRGLFARAAEVGGAATVDSAPSAGTTVTVTLPIR
- a CDS encoding ABC transporter permease, which translates into the protein MSTRTGTDKGAGARTGPGGSTGGAGALPRAWSLGLSRGALEIRQFARQRDAVIFTFAFPIVFLALFASIFSEGMEGTGVTASQMYAAGMVAAGIMSTSFQSLGISIAVERDEKVLRRLRGTPMPPAAYFLGKVWMVLATGLAETAILLLVGSALFDLDLPTSASKWLTFAWIFVLGLAGCALLGIAISSLPKSGKSASSVVVLPFLILQFISGVFIPVHQIPDWLLNIGALFPLKWMCQGLRGVFLPESAAVLEQAGGWEYGRVALVLGAWVLGGLVLCLLTFKWKSRRDG
- a CDS encoding ABC transporter ATP-binding protein: MTQNAVEVRGLRKQYGEVTAVDGLDLTIRRGEVFGLLGPNGAGKSTTVEILQGHRERDGGEVLVLGADPATAGRAWRSRVGIVWQDESAPAELTVRETVEHFARYYPAPRDPAEVIALVGLEEKRGHRIKSLSGGQRRRLDVALGVIGDPELLLLDEPTTGFDPVARRQFWDLIRLLSDSGTTIVLTTHYLEEAEALADRLAVIARGKVVAEGEPAALRARHGTGATVEWTDRDGSARSASTETPTRTVAELAARFDGEVPDLRITRPTLEDVYLRLTGPLDRNTTPQEESR